A single window of Fischerella sp. PCC 9605 DNA harbors:
- a CDS encoding nSTAND1 domain-containing NTPase, which translates to MSEFSRNLAFVIGINNYGNGISSLQNAVNDAKKLVEILRTKHGYQVWVCLDEIATLSNLKKFLEQTLPQQIKADDRLLFYFAGHGIALNGDDGPQGYLIPQDAKLGDTKTYLPMTQLQECLSNLPCRHFLGILDCCFAGAFRWSSTRDLLPAPKVIHKERYDRFITDPAWQVITSAAYDQKALDAFVLNTERGQIGDHSPFAAALLEALEGKADAYPPAANGKSSGDGVITATELYLYLRDAVEPGTEGYRQRQTPGIWPLKKHDKGEYIFLAPGHPLNLPPAPPLDESQNPYRGLQSFDERHSHLFFGRQALTEQLYQYILGQPLTVVLGASGTGKSSLVKAGLIPYIKRMQNPTPVDGEGARQQWRILAPMRPGESPLRALNNTLTQENSPVYSITSLPSIEKLETLSTNLATWMELNPQSNLLLIVDQFEELITLCRDEQEQENFINFLAKAVNEYPEQLRLVLTLRSDFEPQFRNTALERHWAAARFIVPAMTRGELRQAIEEPASAKVMYFQSDDPNYPLVDRLIDEVADMPGTLPLLSFTLSELYLKYLKRQRIAQQYGETIDRAIAEADYRELGGVMRSLTQRADSEYEELVKQDRAYEQTIRHVMLRMVAVGGGELARRRVPLSELEYPEPENARVKKVIRRFSTARLLVEGQDTEGNPYVEPAHDALVRGWQKLLAWKQDAEENLILQRRLTPAAQEWKNIKSQKQPTDFQTKAEPILKLLDRSFYFAENLCNKINTTFVRSRRRTSDRQEQSKEKPRQFLWNANPYLEVLHEQLKSGDRWFNQLEAEFVQQSVMQKQRNIHLRWSTAIGVTTVSIVLTTLTLFGLRGTLIGQIRTSRKTAEVSLNQNQTLDGMLEILHAGKIFQHPLLWLFPTEQKLREQVRGTLQKAVYTVRESNRQEMYERPLRSVSFSPDGKQLATSGDDSIVRVWNMQGQVMTKLQGHTDSVRSIVFSPDGQLLASAGDDSIVRVWNMQGQLLAELKGHQGSVRSVSFSPNNLLMASAGDDSIVRIWNMRGQLMTQLQGHKGSIKSVSFSPDSQLIASGGDDQIVRVWNLQTQQVKELKGHQKPITGVSFSPDGQRLASGGEDDTARLWNLQGRQLKEWKTQQIKPWGVAFTPDGQQLATAGGDGTVRFWNLQGKEFERFVGHQGPVRSLSFRRDGQVLASAADDLTVRLWNLRGQQFAQSTGHQQPVNSVSFSPDSRQIVSAGNDGTFLLNLQNRQLTSSTANRGSFKGVSFSPDGQRWAAAGKDGIIRLWNLQGQLLAELRGHQGLVNSVSFSPDGQKLISAGNDDTIRLWKTQNQHDSQQQPLVWKAQQQGVNSVSFSPDGQLIVSAGQNSTVFVWDLQGQQQRKFEEHLGPVHSSVFSPDGKQIASGGEDGTVRLWNLQGETIRLFQLYGPRVMSLVFSRDGKRIVSGTNNGNVQLWDVKTEDQLPLAAWETDESSVNSVALSQDDKLLATGGNDGTVKVWQIESFDELMNRACDRLDDYLKNNTHQNRDRRLCNN; encoded by the coding sequence ATGTCTGAGTTCTCGCGCAATCTGGCATTTGTGATTGGGATTAACAATTATGGTAATGGCATTTCCTCTCTGCAAAACGCGGTTAACGATGCCAAAAAGCTAGTAGAAATTCTGCGTACAAAGCATGGCTACCAAGTGTGGGTGTGCTTGGATGAGATCGCCACCCTTAGTAATCTGAAAAAATTCCTCGAACAAACTCTACCACAACAAATTAAAGCAGATGACCGTCTGCTGTTTTACTTTGCTGGACATGGAATAGCCCTCAATGGTGATGATGGCCCGCAAGGTTATTTAATTCCCCAAGATGCCAAGCTGGGAGACACCAAAACTTACCTACCGATGACCCAGTTGCAGGAGTGCTTAAGTAATTTGCCTTGTCGTCATTTCTTGGGAATCCTTGATTGCTGCTTTGCTGGTGCCTTTCGTTGGTCAAGTACCAGAGACTTGTTACCTGCACCAAAAGTCATTCACAAAGAAAGGTACGATCGCTTTATTACCGATCCAGCCTGGCAAGTCATTACCTCTGCTGCTTACGATCAAAAAGCCTTAGATGCCTTCGTGCTCAACACCGAACGCGGTCAAATCGGCGACCATTCCCCTTTTGCCGCAGCTTTACTGGAAGCGCTAGAAGGTAAAGCTGATGCCTATCCTCCTGCTGCTAATGGTAAATCATCAGGAGATGGGGTAATTACTGCTACTGAATTGTACTTATATTTGCGCGACGCAGTTGAACCAGGAACAGAAGGATACCGCCAACGGCAAACCCCCGGTATCTGGCCTCTGAAAAAACACGATAAAGGCGAGTATATTTTTCTCGCTCCTGGGCATCCACTCAACTTACCCCCAGCGCCACCCCTAGATGAATCTCAAAATCCCTATCGTGGCTTGCAATCGTTTGATGAAAGACACAGTCACCTATTCTTCGGCAGGCAAGCTTTGACCGAACAACTGTATCAATACATTTTGGGGCAACCATTGACAGTGGTGCTGGGGGCTTCGGGTACGGGTAAATCTAGCTTAGTTAAGGCGGGATTGATTCCTTACATTAAAAGGATGCAGAACCCCACCCCTGTTGACGGGGAGGGAGCAAGGCAGCAATGGCGTATCCTAGCTCCAATGCGTCCGGGAGAGTCTCCATTACGGGCTTTAAATAATACACTGACACAGGAAAACTCACCTGTTTATTCTATTACCAGCTTGCCTTCCATTGAAAAATTAGAAACTCTTTCTACCAATCTGGCAACTTGGATGGAATTGAACCCGCAGTCAAATTTACTACTAATAGTTGATCAATTTGAAGAACTGATCACTCTTTGTCGGGATGAACAAGAGCAGGAAAACTTTATCAACTTTTTAGCGAAAGCTGTAAACGAATATCCAGAGCAGTTACGCTTAGTGCTGACACTACGAAGTGACTTTGAACCCCAATTTAGAAATACTGCCTTAGAACGACATTGGGCAGCAGCTCGATTTATTGTGCCAGCGATGACACGAGGGGAATTGCGTCAAGCAATTGAAGAACCTGCATCTGCCAAAGTGATGTATTTTCAATCAGACGATCCCAATTATCCTTTGGTCGATCGCCTGATTGATGAAGTAGCAGATATGCCTGGTACGCTGCCTCTATTATCTTTTACACTGAGTGAGCTTTATCTCAAGTATTTAAAACGGCAAAGAATCGCTCAACAATACGGTGAAACAATTGACCGAGCGATCGCCGAAGCAGATTACCGAGAATTGGGTGGAGTGATGCGGAGTCTCACCCAAAGAGCTGATAGTGAATATGAGGAGTTAGTCAAACAGGATCGAGCCTACGAGCAGACTATCCGCCATGTGATGTTACGAATGGTAGCAGTAGGCGGGGGTGAGTTGGCACGCAGACGAGTACCGTTATCGGAATTAGAGTACCCAGAACCAGAAAACGCAAGGGTAAAGAAGGTAATTAGGCGGTTCTCAACAGCGCGCTTACTTGTGGAAGGACAAGACACAGAAGGGAACCCATATGTAGAACCTGCCCATGATGCTTTAGTACGAGGATGGCAAAAGCTGCTGGCGTGGAAACAAGATGCAGAGGAAAATTTAATTTTACAAAGGCGGCTGACCCCAGCAGCCCAAGAATGGAAAAATATCAAATCCCAAAAACAGCCAACAGATTTTCAAACAAAAGCCGAACCTATTTTAAAGTTGCTCGATCGCAGTTTTTACTTTGCCGAAAACTTGTGTAACAAAATAAATACTACGTTTGTGCGATCGCGACGACGTACATCAGATCGCCAAGAGCAATCCAAAGAGAAACCACGGCAGTTTCTTTGGAATGCTAATCCCTATCTCGAAGTATTGCATGAGCAACTCAAGTCTGGCGATCGCTGGTTTAACCAGTTAGAAGCTGAGTTTGTGCAGCAAAGCGTGATGCAAAAACAAAGGAATATTCATCTGCGTTGGAGCACTGCGATCGGTGTTACAACTGTATCAATTGTGTTGACTACTTTGACTCTGTTTGGTCTGAGAGGTACGCTAATAGGTCAAATCCGTACATCTAGAAAAACCGCTGAAGTAAGTTTGAATCAGAACCAAACGTTAGATGGAATGCTAGAAATTTTACACGCAGGAAAAATTTTTCAGCACCCTCTTTTGTGGTTATTTCCCACAGAACAGAAGCTACGGGAGCAAGTGAGAGGAACACTGCAAAAAGCGGTTTACACAGTCAGAGAAAGTAACCGCCAAGAAATGTATGAACGCCCACTCAGAAGCGTCAGTTTTAGTCCGGATGGTAAACAATTAGCTACCAGTGGAGATGACAGTATTGTTCGTGTGTGGAATATGCAGGGTCAGGTGATGACAAAATTGCAGGGTCATACCGACTCTGTTAGAAGCATTGTTTTTAGTCCAGATGGTCAGCTATTGGCTAGCGCTGGGGATGACAGCATTGTCCGCGTGTGGAATATGCAGGGTCAACTATTGGCAGAATTGAAGGGGCATCAAGGTTCGGTTAGAAGCGTTAGTTTTAGCCCTAATAATTTGCTGATGGCTAGTGCTGGAGATGACAGCATTGTTCGCATATGGAATATGCGAGGTCAATTGATGACACAATTGCAGGGACATAAAGGTTCGATCAAAAGCGTTAGTTTTAGCCCGGATAGTCAGCTAATAGCTAGCGGTGGAGATGATCAAATTGTCCGCGTGTGGAACTTGCAAACTCAGCAAGTAAAGGAATTGAAAGGGCATCAAAAACCAATCACCGGTGTCAGTTTTAGCCCGGATGGTCAGCGACTGGCTAGCGGCGGAGAGGATGATACTGCCCGCCTGTGGAACTTGCAAGGTCGGCAATTGAAAGAATGGAAAACGCAACAAATTAAACCTTGGGGTGTGGCGTTTACCCCAGATGGTCAGCAATTAGCTACCGCAGGAGGTGATGGTACTGTCCGTTTCTGGAATTTACAGGGTAAGGAGTTTGAGAGATTTGTAGGACATCAAGGCCCGGTCAGAAGCCTTAGTTTTAGACGAGATGGTCAGGTACTAGCTAGCGCCGCAGATGACCTGACTGTTAGACTTTGGAATCTACGGGGTCAACAATTTGCACAGTCAACAGGCCATCAACAGCCTGTCAATAGTGTCAGCTTTAGCCCCGATAGTCGCCAAATTGTCAGCGCTGGTAATGATGGTACTTTCCTCTTGAATTTGCAAAATCGGCAGTTAACAAGCTCAACAGCAAATCGAGGCTCGTTTAAGGGTGTTAGTTTTAGCCCAGATGGTCAGCGATGGGCAGCTGCTGGCAAAGATGGCATTATTCGCCTATGGAATTTGCAGGGTCAGCTGTTGGCAGAATTGAGAGGGCATCAAGGCTTGGTCAACAGTGTCAGTTTCAGTCCAGATGGTCAAAAATTGATTAGTGCAGGAAATGATGATACTATCCGCCTATGGAAGACGCAAAATCAGCACGACTCTCAACAACAGCCCTTGGTTTGGAAAGCACAGCAACAAGGAGTTAACAGCGTCAGTTTTAGCCCGGATGGTCAACTAATCGTTAGTGCTGGACAAAATAGTACTGTTTTTGTTTGGGACTTGCAGGGTCAGCAGCAAAGGAAATTTGAGGAGCATTTAGGGCCTGTTCATAGTTCGGTATTTAGCCCAGATGGTAAGCAAATAGCCAGTGGCGGAGAAGATGGCACTGTTCGCTTGTGGAACTTGCAGGGCGAAACTATTAGACTATTTCAACTATATGGGCCAAGAGTAATGTCATTAGTATTTAGTCGTGATGGCAAGAGGATTGTCAGCGGTACAAATAACGGCAATGTGCAGTTGTGGGATGTAAAAACAGAAGACCAGCTGCCTTTAGCAGCATGGGAAACGGATGAATCATCGGTAAACAGCGTCGCTTTGAGTCAGGATGACAAGTTACTAGCTACCGGCGGCAATGACGGTACTGTTAAGGTGTGGCAGATTGAATCTTTTGACGAGTTGATGAATCGAGCTTGCGATCGCCTTGATGATTATCTGAAGAATAACACCCATCAGAATCGCGATCGCCGTCTCTGCAACAATTAG
- a CDS encoding alpha/beta fold hydrolase yields the protein MLWLILAVIVLGTLIAVAIAYDWYTNQAIRRAEAEFPPQGNFVKVAGVKLHYICKGSGQAVILLHDNPGFLQDYLPETFNCIAQEYCAYAFDRPGHGYSTRPNQQATPLVQAQLLRGALQKLGIEKPILVGHCWSSAIVLAYALRYPDEISGIVLISAIAYKVTRALLPLAKFAQFPLLGMLLKFIPPIPIGRIFRKRLREAFSPTPLPREYAKAAQALWARPIQIQAMLQDNSSLQSTLNIMKKHYGEINIPVVIVIGDADNFISPKINAYRLHSHIPHSQLCVLPKTGHAIPQTQPEAILKAINLIGK from the coding sequence ATGCTCTGGCTGATTCTTGCAGTAATTGTTTTGGGGACTTTAATTGCAGTAGCGATCGCTTACGATTGGTACACGAATCAAGCAATTCGACGGGCTGAAGCTGAATTTCCCCCTCAAGGAAACTTTGTGAAAGTTGCTGGAGTGAAGTTGCACTATATTTGCAAAGGTTCCGGTCAAGCCGTTATTTTGCTGCATGATAACCCTGGCTTTTTGCAAGATTATTTACCAGAAACATTCAACTGCATTGCTCAAGAATATTGTGCCTATGCTTTTGATCGTCCCGGACATGGTTATAGCACTCGCCCTAATCAACAAGCAACGCCGTTAGTGCAAGCTCAACTGTTACGTGGTGCGTTGCAAAAACTCGGTATTGAGAAACCGATATTAGTTGGACATTGTTGGAGTAGCGCTATCGTGCTAGCCTATGCACTGCGCTACCCCGATGAAATCTCTGGGATTGTGCTTATTTCTGCCATAGCCTACAAAGTTACTCGGGCACTTTTGCCGCTAGCCAAGTTTGCACAGTTCCCACTACTAGGAATGTTGCTCAAATTTATACCCCCGATCCCGATCGGACGTATTTTCCGCAAACGTCTGCGTGAAGCGTTTTCACCAACACCCTTACCAAGGGAGTATGCTAAAGCAGCACAAGCACTGTGGGCAAGACCGATTCAAATTCAAGCCATGCTGCAAGACAACAGTAGTTTGCAATCAACATTAAATATTATGAAAAAACATTATGGCGAGATTAACATCCCTGTTGTGATAGTTATAGGTGATGCTGATAATTTTATCTCTCCCAAAATCAACGCCTATCGATTGCACTCTCATATCCCTCACTCCCAGCTATGTGTTCTACCCAAAACAGGCCATGCAATTCCACAAACGCAGCCAGAAGCAATTTTGAAAGCTATCAATCTTATTGGGAAATAA